The Denticeps clupeoides chromosome 10, fDenClu1.1, whole genome shotgun sequence DNA window AATCTCAGCAATGACTCTTATTGTATAAGCGCCCAGCCACCACAGGATAATGAGCCTCATTCACTTGATTACCTGTAAATCATTGTGAACGTAATTTTGAGCACAAAAAGCTCATTAGTGCCCTGAACACAGAGTAGACGTGCACCGCTGTTGATGAAAGGTCTGATGTGTTTTCAGGGCGACTACAGGCCATGTAATGGGAACCTATCAGAGGCGAAGAGCAACAGTGCTTACGGGATCGGGGAGCTGGCCACGTCCTCAATACTGGGTAAGACACAAAGATGAATGCGACAGTAGACACTGCagatttattgtgcattttcttttcaaTAGTAATCACGTGAAGCAGATGGGCTGCTTGCTTCTACGCAATGCTATCAATAGaagttgtgttttgtgtgatgtCATTGTATTTTTACTCACTGTTGCTGTGTGTAtgaaatgctgcagtgttttgtgaGATTTTACCAAATTCGGACATGACACGAAGGCCCTCACCCACACTCTGTTAGTTTGTCCAATTTAAATAAAAcgaataatcatttttttaagcaCCTGCGGCTGGGTGCTCTCCTTCTTTGGTGACGTGACAATAAGAATTCTCGTAAAACATCTTTGTGTTTTCTGACTCTTAGGGCCATAAAATAACTATTGATACActtcaatttaataaaataaataaaaggtcacacacacatgtttgcATTTATACTATTGTGAGGACTGCCCCTTCATATGTGCATTATTATCTTGGTACCATGTTCATAAACACAACTAAACTTAAAATTCATTAAAGGACCCTGCACAGATATACAAATACACAGTTTTCTATTCTGATATAGTAaattgaatatatgaatatgtcccatatatatatttgacatGTATTATGTAAAagaataatagaaataaaactTAACATGCATATACCAGTATAAACAATCCTACACATATTCAAAAATGCACACagtgctgtctgtgtttgttatTGCTACTTGttaaacttttatttcatttcacttcctAGCCTCTGTCTCTCTTCTCAAAGTTAATTACTGTGCCTAATAATGCTTTATGGGTTGTTGAACAATTTCCAGTAAAGGCCTTTTTAATCTAAGCACTTTAATTATAAAGCCAGATGGAAACCAATGAATACATTAAGAAAAGGAGGAGTCTAGAGAAGTGGTTGTCACTTTCAGTGGTTTAAATCATGTGAAACCCCACCTTATTTAAATTCACCTTGttaaaattatgatttttttccatgtgacctcatttatatatatttttcacattttctacaTCCCTTTATCCCAACACCTTGTACCCCCCTCTGACTTTCTCCACTTTGCCTCCCACAGGTCTGGTAGCGACAATAAAGGAGCACATCACTAAGCCCACAGCAATGGCTCAGGGCCGTGTGGCACATCTGATTGAATGGAAGAGCTGGGGCCGTGAATCAACGGTCGGCGGGGGCTGGTGTGGCTGGAACCAGGCAGGTGGGGTGGGGGCAGCTTTGCATGAGCACCAACAGCTCTACTCCCACCTGACTGATGAGGTCAAGGAGGCACGATTTGCAGCAGGTAAGGCTGAAGACAGGGGATGTGACTTTGTCAGCACCCTCTCAGGAAACAGAGACCaagttgtagtagcctagtgggtaccaggttcaaaccccacttacgaaCAAagacactgtctccagggggactgtccatgtaactactgattgtaagttgctctgggtaatggtgtctgctaaatgctgggCATGCTGGCAACTCTTCTTCAGGAGTGGCAGAGCAGTTTGCACTGGCAGAAGCTACAATCGACGCCTGGTCCTTGCACAACGTCCCTGACCCTCTTATAAGCAGCAGCACCCAATTGCAAGGTACAGTACACCTCACACCTAAACATGAAGGAGAATGGTCCTATTTggatttgtttaaataatttgaTTCGGTAACTTTTCTGGTAACAAATATGATCAAAAAGAAACGAAAAACAGCAactgtgtatttaaataatcCCTCTGGTCTAACATTCCAACTTCATGAAGTCCTAAAGGCTCTAGCTTTGAAAACATGAACTGCCAATGCTGGGAGCTTTTCGATAAACTCAatcttgcatttttattaaatttttcttctctttctactttcttttttaattaatttttggTGGTCAGATTTGGCATGAAATGTTACTATGTGTAACAACAGAGAATTTCCAATGCTTGTTAAATACAATGAAAATTTCCTAAACCAGTCAGAACAAGTGCAATGTTTTGAAACGGTTCTCTTTTTGGAAAAGCCTAGAATTCACGTTTTTGCTTTTGTGCCATAATTTGCTACCCTGGACAGTTGACAacactaaaaacacatttcacaaaaatagtttgcacaaaaaaatagtTTGCACAGATGGATATGGCTGTCTGGTAGAAATAAAGAATCCACAGTGGAAAGTAACAATCAGCTGATTATATGGAAATGAGGGGACAATCTAATCCACCAAGAGAGGAACCCTAGAGCACATCCTCAAATGCTGCAGTACAGCACTTGGAGAAGGACTAAACCGGTGGAGGCACGACCAAGTCCTCAAGATCATCGCTAGTTTTCAGAACGGCACTGGTGTGCGGAAAGCAGCTTCATCCCTCCAAGACAATCATGCTGTTTCAGAGTAATTAGATGTGAAGCATCTCAGCAGGATGTTAAGTTATATCTCTTGGTGTTTTTACAGACTCCGAGGGCATCTTCCTATCCCAGCTCCTAATGGACGGCGGGGGCGCCGGGACCACTCAGCGCCTCTACAGTGTCCAGAATCTGGAGCCCAGCCCCGACTGTGGGTCCCAGGGTCCTCCACCCCAAACTCATTCATGCTCACCCAGCTCTCTGTACCTGCTGGAGTCACAGCTCCCCCCGGAGGCCAGGAGGAATACGCAGCCTGACGACACGATTCGATACGCAGACAGCATCTCTTTTTCAGAAGATGAAGTTTTTTATAATTAGCATTTTATATTGAGAGATGGAGAAGACCAGTGTTCCTTTGGAATGGACAAATCGATTCACTGGGTTCAgacataaaaattatattttgacttttttttttttttgtgacgtgTATACCAGGAGCTTAATGCATCATTGCTTTATGCTGCTTTTTGTTGCCCGTTTGCTGGGTTTCTTCTCCTGTCTTGCAAACCTGTTTTTCACAAACAGATTACAAAGACTGAAGTGTGCAGATTATTGAACAACTCCCACCAAAACTCACCCCCCGCAGAGCCGAGGAGCTGTTGGTGTGGCTTGCACAGACAAACATTTTGTGCTCTCGCCAGACACCTTGCAGACATCCTGCTTCAGCTCAGTAAAACACGGATTTCCAACGAGTCACTAGTGTTCTTTGCACTGAGCAAAATCGGTTTTGTTGTTTGACAGCAGTTTTAGCaaagtgtgtgtacatgaatCAGCATCTATTTATTCCCATCCTCCTTACACTGTGCATTACCCTACACATATCAGTTTGGCTTTTTTATGATGAattatttggtgtgtgtgtgtgtgtgtgtgtgtgtgtggggtgaatATACCGCTGAATATACTGCTCAGGCTTCCTTTTTTGTCTGAATTGGAGCTCGCTGGGAATAATAATTATGCGTCTGCTTGCCATGATTAGTGTTTTTCACTTCAGAGAAAAGGGAGAGGTCTGAAAGAAATTTGTGTAGATGGAGTGCGAGAGAGTAGGAGGGGGGCGATATCTGCTCTTTAAATAGCCGGTTACGTCGTTGAGAGGAGTGCTAGTGAGTGCTCTTTACGTGACCTGCAGTTTCATCTTGAAAAGTCTTTCATtgcgagcgagagagaaagagagctaGATGAGGGAAGGATAATAATGATACTAATGTCTGATCATAGGATGATGATCATGTACTAAATGAATAAGAGACCAGAAGGTTGATAAGGGAATTAAATGAGATCTTCTGATCCCGGGGTTCAAGCTGCTCACATCCCATCTCAGCTTTTAATACGTTATGAATATTTGCTAGAAGGTCAAGGACACTGTCAAGAGGAAGACCCTTTATATTCATGCATTTTGagaattttattacaaattacaGTGTTTTAATGACAGGGTCTATTTCTGATATTGTACATGTGCAGTGAAGTGTTTCAATTTGTCATTTAAATTAAtcatagaaaaaaattatatgtgaCAAAAGTACATGTTCTAGCACTGATAACACAGGCAGTACATTTGCCTTTTATTCCTACCTCCACTTCGGAAGAGCACACATGGATgcagaaaaaacaaatacagtGAAGACCAATAGAAACGTAAATGTCCCTTTATTGCGAAGAATCATTATAACACACGAAGGgcagaaataaatgtaacatcatTATAATATGATATCTCTGTTGCCCTGTAGTCACAGGCCTTTGGTGAAATCCTCCAGGATTCTCTTTATctgcaggaaaaataaaaatttcttcAGCCTCGGCACTTGGTTAGTTGCAACCTGGCTAATGCAACTCTTTCAATGTAATTCTGCCTTATTACATTGCTTATGATTTTAACATCATACAGCCAACTGCTGACTGGATGATGTTGCTTGGGAACAGAGGTAAAGTTGAAGTTTGTCGGCAAgtctttcataaataaatacaccaaTACAAGGCTGTGTTACACCTCGGAAACTGTGTACATCTActgaacaggccaaaagtttggacacaccttctcattcaatgtgttttctttattttcatgaccatttacattggtagattctcactgaaggtatcaaaactatgaatgaacacatgtggagttatgtacttaacaaaaagtggagacctggactccacagtcaccggacctgaacccaatcgagatggtttggggtgagctggaccgcagagtgaaggcaaaggggccaacaagtgctaaacacctctgagaactccttcaagactgttggaaaaccatttcaggtgacgacctcgtgaagctcatcgagagaatggcaagagtgtgcaaagcagtaatcagagcaaagggcggctattttaaagaaactagaatataaaacatgttttcagttatttcacctttttttgttaagtacataactccacatgtgttcattcatagttttgatgccttcagtgagaatctaccaatgtaaatggtcatgaaaataaagaaaacacattgaatgagaatctGTAGTTTTcagattcataggcgagtgtgttaagcactaggctacaacaaccacatgattattaaaatacaatattatatataattctaCAGTCTCTGCTACTTTACTGGAGCCATGGACTCCATGACCAGTCATTTCTTTCCACACTTTTGTACGCCAGCACCACAGAAAACTCAAATGATCATCTGTCTTTGTAATGAGAGATTTATGCACTGCAGTGCTGCTATAAATACTCTGTTGTGGTGCTGATACACTGTTCTTATTGATGCAATCTGATCTGGCCTTCTGCATTGGTCTTCTCAGTTGCTCTTCTGCTTTTCTTTGCAAGTCATGCTTTTAATTTGTTCTTCCAACCACAGAAGATGACTTTTCTATTCAAACACCAACCAGCATCTTTGGGACCCTCCCTTATGACCCAAACCTGAAACCACTTTCAAATTCACTTAGACATTTTTCTCCTCCTGTCTACATGCAAAATCGAGGTCAACTGTGTCTGATCTGATCATAATACATGCCACATAGCATTCAATTCTTTTGCAGTGCATCAATTGCTCCTCTCATTTATTCATGTTCTCCTGTAACTTGTCACCCACCCATCTTTACTCATATAACATAAACACTGAgcaatgtaatatatataataatatgtaaaaatgtgaggACGCTGTGATTTCTCACCTCTGTCCATGTGATGATCCCAGATAGCCTCCCTTTATCTGTGACAAACAGATGTGTCTCACGCAGAACTCCCATGATGGCGTACGCCTGTAGAACAGGACAGTCATCATCAGCCATCCAACAAATACTGCAAAATACATCTTCATTTATAACCtatcagtggttcccaacctgctTTAAGGGGGTCTCAGCAGACAGATGGATTTTTACAGTTTTGATGATGCCCACGTCCTCCACCTGGGGGTTTGTACtctgcaaaaaacaaatatttagcCACCTAAAACCTTAACGCCAAAGGCAACTTCTCTTCATAATACAATACAACTACATTTTATCAGTACAGTAAATACATTGGAGAAAAACATGAAACTGATGTTTGGGTATAGGTATGATGTGTCATAGAAGAGGATAACACAACAAACAAGTGTGGGTGgtagttgctccagagggggactgtccctgtaactactgattgtaagtcgctctggataagggtgtctgataaatgctgtaaatgtaaatgtaaaccatgcATGTTGACATTCATGTTCACATGAATGTCATTTGTTACCCTGTTGCTGTGATACTGTAGGAATTTCTCCAGGTCTGATCTGGTGACAGAGCCCAACAGCGTTCTGGAGTCTGGGaccaggcagagagagagagagtgagagagagaggcaccTGAGTTGGTCACACTCGTTTTACTCCTCATCAGCATTAATCGGTTTTTATTCTGCTGTGTTGCAGGGTCTCATTTCTCCCTGGAGGTTGGCTTCTTCCTTCATTTTTCTCAGACAGTTTCAGCATGTTCCAAACTTTACCTTTTCTAGGACTTGTCTGAGCAGCATCTTAAATACCCTAACTGGAAACTAAAAAATTCTTGACTTGAAACATCTTGGCCTCTTTATAATGAATACTTTATTCTCACAAACTTTCTCTACACAGTCAACCATTGCCTTATTCCTCGACAATCCAATTTCTGACCAAAACACCACCACAATTGTGTAGATGTGAGACAATTGCCTACACAGCAGGTACAGTGACAAGTCAATAACTCCCCAGCTTCAATGGGTCGTCAACCAGATTCTGCAATGACCACAGCGACTGATGCAAATTCAACATCCCCTGTGAATTCAACACAATCAATGCAACCTTTCCTCAGATTTATCAAGGAAAGATCAGATTTATCTTTTCGAGTGTTTCACCCATCATAGCTAGCAGTGGCTGCTGCCACTTCTGCCATTCTATTCAAAATATGACTTCCACACCACACCTATCAAAATGTTATCTAAAAACTTTTATTGGAGTAGCCTCAAGGCTGCATGAACAtctgtgtatgtttttatgTGTCTTAGAATGTGCTATTGAATATCACTCCTGCAATTTCACTCCGATGGCAAAACATAGCAACGTGAACAGACAAATTGCAGcaaaatttgcatatttaagcCCACAACAATACCACAAAAGCCCACAAAATCTTGGAAAGAATAATAAGTGGTCAACTACTCAAAAAAATACAACCAGCAGGCCATCCTGTTGCATTATCATGGCAATTGCTTTGCtgtaaaaatcattaaaatttaCACATAACCGTAtcttatttttatgaatatcACTGATGGGCAGCATCCATCACACATCAGGTGAAGAGGGGGTGAGTTCCCGGTTCCACGTTGGGACCTGCCCTTTTTGGAAAATGCTATCTACTACCATAGGAAGACAAGACCTCAATTTAACCTCTCATCTGATGGACGGCACCTTTTCACAACACAGTGTCTCCATCAGTGTCCCCTTTGGCCCCATCAACACCTCCTCTCCAGTCTCAAACTCCACACATACAACTAACTCAGGCTATTTCACAGTTTATCTCACCGTGTGAGTCGACCACTGCGAATACTGTCTCAGAGGTGGACTCCAGAAGCTGCTGCACACCCATCAGCCCCTCCTCCCTCGCTACCACTGCATCCAGGGGTCTTAGGACCTGGCCTAACAGCACCGTCGACAGCCTGCCAGAGACAAAGGGATCTGTTCAGCATGTCTCCTTGGCGACGGTGAGCAGCATTATGAGATTGCAGCTGGAGTGTGTTTGGTTCTATATTCTGTGCTGTCAGATGATGCTCCAGTGGGTGGTAAACATTAACTGCTTCATGCTTATTCATTTCTGTGTCTCACCGTGGACAAGTCCTGATGAGAGACGGCGGGTGCGGCAACTTTTTGACGATGGCAATGTTGTCATAAAAGGATGGCCGGTTCCTGGCGCGTGTCAGCATGTTCGCAATCAGCGTGGCGAGCAGGACGGGCACAGCGTGCGTGCGCTGGCCCGTCAGCTCCAGTGCCAGCAGGGCTGGGGACAGGGTGTGAGTCACTGCCCCCGAGAACGCTGCTGCTCCTGCACACAAACAGCATCATGGGTAGCCTACACAGATGACCCTGACCCACtcaaatgacctctgacctctcagcaaaaaaaaaaaaaaagggtttgttCACCTGCTAAAGTGTACCCCCCTGGGTTCAGGTGGCGAGACATCCCATGGGGAAGGATGTAGGCCAGAAGTTCTCCAAGAAAACGGCCAATGGCAGCTCCTGCAAAACAAGCATCCTGCTAACTGGACGAATTATGACTGTCCAATTAAACAAATGCATATTCATTAGTCTCTAATGGTGTGCAGTGTCTCGTGGCGATTCTGCCACCTCTCTTACCGTAGATGAAGGCGGGCATGAAGTATCCCGCTGGCACAGGCAGCGTGCAGCTGAGAACCAGCAGCCACAGCTCAACAAGAAACAGCCAGACATCATTTGTAAGCAGTGCTGACACAATTTACTCCAATTTTCcaaaagaacatgaaaaaaatacccAACCCGAATGCAGCTGATTAAGCTCTGGAGATTAGATACTAGACCATCCGCTGTACCTTTAGGAGCAGAAAGAGCCCCAGGGTGAGGAACACACTGGTCCCAGGTGGACACCACATTTGCCAGAGAGCCTCTGGGTTGTCCTCTGGTGCTGATGCGTTCTGGGAAACTGCTTGCCACTGCTTCTGATCCAGCAAGGTGAAGAGGAGCTGCTTCATTGACAGCTGTGTTGCAGAGAAGAGAGATGAAGGAGGAGATGGAAAAGGGCATGTTTTGAAACCTGCTCGCTAAAAAGAGATCGCACTTGAAGATAATCaccttggcagccatgaaatttccagccgagAGAGGGAAGGTGACCGACGCCAGGAAGAACACCACAATACCTGAATACAGAACCTTCCTGAAGGGAGAAATCCACAAGTGTAATTCATACAAACagcaaaaatagaaaaaaaaatcaaaaataaaacacagcagcacattcaTCACGCTACTCAACTGATTTGCCAGGATTCGAATGAGGAGCTTGTTGGTTCTGGTAAATCGCAGGGCCCACTGATGAGAGAAAAGGTAGATGCAGCTGACAGCCCCACAAAGCAGCCTGCAGGAAGataggagagagagaatcaGATTCAACAAAACGCCCTATAAaaagtaatattaatattaagaaTAACAGCAATATGTTTTCTTATGCTGAATGATGTTATTATTCTGAATGATGTAACTGCAACAACATGACAGAAAGGAAAGGGCTGATGTACACAGAGAGTGAATGGAAGAGTGAGTGACAGACAGTGATGAGAGtcgagtgtgtgcgtgatgcCAGACAAACTCACCCCAGCAAAGCAAAAGCCAAAATTTCTGCTGGCTGGAACGGGAATTCAGCAGAGTAACTGGTTTTAAACAGGGCCTGCACAGtctctggacacacacagacacacacacaaacacacagatattttATAAATCTCTTCTTACCTTCTCAGCACAACCTTTCCTTTaccttttaaatgtaattataacaAATGAGGTGATCATCAAAATCCAGAAGCAACCAAACACAATTAGGTTTGAACCTCTGCATCCAATTAGGCCATCAGGGTAAGCTGGGGTCTTGGAGCGGCTTGAAATTAAATTAGAGACTTCTGACACATATCCATCAGGGGGCGCCATGGCCAACGCTCACCTTTCTCCCTGCTGAAGATGGTCAGCAGATGAGAGGTCAGGGCCCCACAGGCCGCAGCAAGGAAGCAGGGTAGATAATCCCTTACTGCATAGTGTGACCCCATCACCTCAACACTGAACAGCACTCCTACATTGTGGGGAGGGGAAGGGAAAGAGAGACGGGGagggaaaatatttaaacatattaccACACATGTAGTTAATTCCACCAGTGACACTGGGGACCCAcccaaatgaatgaaataaagactTCATTCAACTGACTGCGTTGATTTTTGGGAAAAACATATGAAGCTGAACAAGTACTGTAATTGGCACTCTGTTTTGTAGTAGTACTATTTTGCCATTTAGCTGATGCCCTTATTCAGGGTGATTTACAACCAGTACTTAGAGGGACAGTGTgagaagtgtcctgctcagggacacaagtagGTTTTGAACCCGTGTCTGCTGGTTTGTAGGTGAGTTTCtaacccactgggctactaccacttctGATGGGTATGTGTTTGCTTAGttcctgtgtggggtctgacccAATACAAAGATGAAAAATGCAAGCCAGACACAATCGTTACATAAAGATGGACATGCACATGCTGGACCTGGACATGTCTTTTTTCAGGTGTGAACAGATGACCCTGGTACACACTGTACCATGTGACCATGTTAAAATGAATTGAACATTTAATTAGCTTTTAACAATTTTTTAACTGACAGCCATAATCTAATTCTAACCTAAGGTGAATGAATAATGGTGGAACTGATGTAAAAATAGAATAATAACAAGTTTCTCGCTTTGGGGGatgcaaatgtaaaacattcaaagatgacaaaataataatagcTAGCACTATCTATTATAGCACTCTGTCATGTATTATCCATCACCTGAGGCAGGGCAGTACACTGTGTTATGGATCAATGTGCTTCACACATAGAGTTCTGAGAACAAACATGCATCATTACTGTCTGAATGCTactgcagagaaaataaagagaggaattaaaaagaaaaagaaaaaaggagatgAGATGGATGGAGAAGAATAAAGTTGCACTGTAAAAAGTAATTGATTCTATTTGTCAGTGTCAGTTAAGTGCAATTCTAGTTCAGTAAATGTATGCTGCCTTTACTTGCTCTTACAtatgtttatattataatttcatTCTAGCGATTACCATGAGaatgttaatttttcatttatatttacagcatttatcagacgcccttatccagagcaacttacaatcagtagttacagggacagttccctctggagacactcagggttaagtgtcttgctcagggacacaatggtagtaagcgggatttgaacctgggtcttctggttcaaaggcgagtgtgttacccactaggctactaccactaattTGTTCAGTTATAGATCTACttacattataaataaattataaaacatGATAAATGAAGGGGTTTATATATTAATCAATGAAGGATATTTCAGAGGTCTTATATAAGACGTAGAACATGGTTTTGAATATCTTATTCACTCGTGAGACCACCAAATTGCTTGAATTGAAGCACAAATAATCTATCAGCACAAATACTTACACACCACCAAAAATGGTGTGGATAATAAGTTCCAAG harbors:
- the fam131c gene encoding protein FAM131C, whose translation is MGSCLCKGHKELHNAQPQSLEPCVEAQPINKGDYRPCNGNLSEAKSNSAYGIGELATSSILGLVATIKEHITKPTAMAQGRVAHLIEWKSWGRESTVGGGWCGWNQAGGVGAALHEHQQLYSHLTDEVKEARFAAGVAEQFALAEATIDAWSLHNVPDPLISSSTQLQDSEGIFLSQLLMDGGGAGTTQRLYSVQNLEPSPDCGSQGPPPQTHSCSPSSLYLLESQLPPEARRNTQPDDTIRYADSISFSEDEVFYN
- the clcnk gene encoding chloride channel K isoform X1, whose protein sequence is MTENMRPEETLICEQDKKTLIIAPEIPKKPWKRSRSKMKECMVFMQRAVSSVLGLHWICYVTLGVLMALVSFFMDLAVSKLTRAHTWLYEGLHGHVLLQYLCWTLYPSFLCAVACGFSFNICPSSAGSGIPEVRCILSGAELPDYLTVSNLFAKVVGLTCVLASGTTVFLGKVGPFVHLSTMMGAYLQRIPVINANKAKSPVGMLVVAAAVGVASCFSAPVSGVLFSVEVMGSHYAVRDYLPCFLAAACGALTSHLLTIFSREKETVQALFKTSYSAEFPFQPAEILAFALLGLLCGAVSCIYLFSHQWALRFTRTNKLLIRILANQKVLYSGIVVFFLASVTFPLSAGNFMAAKLSMKQLLFTLLDQKQWQAVSQNASAPEDNPEALWQMWCPPGTSVFLTLGLFLLLKLWLLVLSCTLPVPAGYFMPAFIYGAAIGRFLGELLAYILPHGMSRHLNPGGYTLAGAAAFSGAVTHTLSPALLALELTGQRTHAVPVLLATLIANMLTRARNRPSFYDNIAIVKKLPHPPSLIRTCPRLSTVLLGQVLRPLDAVVAREEGLMGVQQLLESTSETVFAVVDSHDSRTLLGSVTRSDLEKFLQYHSNRSTNPQVEDVGIIKTVKIHLSAETPLKQAYAIMGVLRETHLFVTDKGRLSGIITWTEIKRILEDFTKGL
- the clcnk gene encoding chloride channel K isoform X2, with the protein product MAMFCCSICAGPCILPSSVLWLVDSHSTSAQALQVVGLTCVLASGTTVFLGKVGPFVHLSTMMGAYLQRIPVINANKAKSPVGMLVVAAAVGVASCFSAPVSGVLFSVEVMGSHYAVRDYLPCFLAAACGALTSHLLTIFSREKETVQALFKTSYSAEFPFQPAEILAFALLGLLCGAVSCIYLFSHQWALRFTRTNKLLIRILANQKVLYSGIVVFFLASVTFPLSAGNFMAAKLSMKQLLFTLLDQKQWQAVSQNASAPEDNPEALWQMWCPPGTSVFLTLGLFLLLKLWLLVLSCTLPVPAGYFMPAFIYGAAIGRFLGELLAYILPHGMSRHLNPGGYTLAGAAAFSGAVTHTLSPALLALELTGQRTHAVPVLLATLIANMLTRARNRPSFYDNIAIVKKLPHPPSLIRTCPRLSTVLLGQVLRPLDAVVAREEGLMGVQQLLESTSETVFAVVDSHDSRTLLGSVTRSDLEKFLQYHSNRSTNPQVEDVGIIKTVKIHLSAETPLKQAYAIMGVLRETHLFVTDKGRLSGIITWTEIKRILEDFTKGL